The sequence ATGGCGAAGGTGGCCTCTTGTGTTGGCGCAGAGAGGtttccgccgctgcaggagtaCCTTGTACCGCTGTTTCAGGTAGCTGACAAGGACCGCGATGAGCGGCTTAGCCTGACGGAGTTTCTCATGGCGTTCGCAGACGGCCCTGGTGTGGtgccggcggaggtggtAAACAGCTGCGTCGCGGATGTGCAGGTGCGACTAACGGATGAGGAGGTATCGGCACTGCAGACCAACTTCAATCGTATCGACACGAACCAGGATGGCGTTATCGATTCGGAGGAGCtcgaggtggcgctgcggacGTACCTTGTCCCCACGTTTCCGGATCTGACGGATGAGAATTTCAAGGAGATCGTCTCCGTTGTGATGgccagcgccgacgcggatCAGAACGGTGTCATCTCCTTGTCGGAGTTTATTCGTAGCTACCAGGAGGACCAAGGCGTGCTGCCAGCCACCTATCTAGAGCCCACGCAGAAAAGCCTGGCCGGTGCGCGTCAGCTCAccgacgacgaggagacggtgctgcgggAGGCGTTCGCCGTGCTGGACCGCAACAACGACGGCTTCGTCGACCTCGAGGACCTCTATCACGCCCTCTCGGACGccctcggcagcgccaccgagGACGAGAGCCAAATACGCGACTTGTGCAATTTGGTCATGAGGAGCTCCGACCGCAGCAAGAGCGGCCAGCTCACCGTCACGGATTTTGTCCGCAGCTTCTTGCGGAACATACAACTCATGCAGATCCCTGTGGCGGTCGCCCACGAGCGGGTGCGAGTGGCCTGTGAAAAGCTGCAGCAAATGCAGGACTCAGGGGAGCTCGAGAGGCTCGTAAAGGTGTTCGAAGATCtggacagcgacggcgacgggtTCGTGGTGCGTTCGGAGCTGGTGAAGGTGCTCAAGGTGCTGTTCCACGACGCCTTTCCTGGCTGGGACGAGGAGATGCTGACCTCGATCATGACGGCCATCGTCGTCGGGGCGGAGAGAAACAACGGCGGTCGGCTGTCCCTGGAGGAGTTCATCCGCAGCTTTGTCGAAGGCTCCGGCGTGCTGCCTCCCGAGGCAGTCAAGAAGTGGGACTCCGCCCCCAGGCGTGGCTCGTACTCTACTGAAGACGCTCTGAAGCAGTCGTGCTATAgatccagcaccgccaccgacgcAGATCTCGGTCTCATCGGCGAAGCCTTAAGCCGGCTGTAtgcggagaagggggcggATGGTGTCATCACAGAGGACGAACTGCACTCCGGCATCGCTGAACTCTACGTTGACGACCCCAACCGCGGAGAAGAGATGTTCCACTTTGCGCTCCAGCAATTTGTGTTGCCCCGCAAAAATGGGGGGTTGATGTGGAGCGCCAACGTCCTTTTCGAAGACGAGGTGGAAGAGGATGACAGGGGCGTGAGGGCAAGCAGGCTCAACCCGAGCGACTCGGCGGTGATGCGCTCATCGACGAGCCCCAGTCGCCGGCCACGCGCTTCAGTGCTCATCTCCGCTAACGAAGTGGTAGAGCCGACATCGAGCGCGCCATCGCGGACGGCGTGGATGTCGTCTACGCAATCGCCAAGACATCAGATCTTGCCACACGCAGCCGATGCCATGGTGCATGCAGCCGTTCCTCGGAGTCAGAGCAGTAGCGACAAAGCTTTATCGTGCACCCACACCCAGCCGAAGCTGATagacgaggcggcgacgacgccggccGCTTCTGTCATGCACAGCtggggagagaagaggcccTTGAGCGTCAATGAACTGTGCAGTTTTCGCCCGGATAGCACCATTCTCACTGAAAAGCTGAAGCAGCAGTTCGAGTACTACGACGTAGAGCATAGGGGCTACCTGGATCGGGATACTTTCAAGAAGATCTACGCGACTATGGAGAACTACGGGCTCGACCCGTCGCCGATGGAAGTGGACAGGCGCTTCCGTCGCTACTCGCGAATGTCGGACAAGATCTTCTTCAACGAGTTCTGCATCCTCATGCTTCAGCGGGCCCGTCTGTGAGCGACGATCGACATCGCTACTCTCTCTCGCAAAGTGCCGGCTACTCTCGCTTCTTTactccccctttttctcttctgATCTGTtggcgctcgcgcagcggtAAGCGAAAAGGCAAAGAGAGGGCGACCTGGCGGTGGACGTTGCGTGCTGATGTACGCCtgcgcgcctgtgtgccggtgcagctATATACGTGTTGCGcacctgtgcgcgtgcgggcgtGGTGCCGGATtgcgtttttctttgcttgttGCTCTGTGCTCTTCCTCTGGGTGTCTCCCGTCATCGATGTAAGGCGGCGTATCTTCTGCTGCTattttgtgtgtgcacgtgcgccccccccccctccaccccctcccctctctgtctctctctatccACCTATAAAACTGTGGCAtgcttttccttctctcctgtTTCGTATATATGGTAcggctccccctccctcttcctcacgTTTGGCATGCTCTTCTATGTACAGTACACCTTCACCTCGCCTCACCTCTTTCTgtgttttttgttttctttgtcACCGACGCCGACTCGTTTCTTCATATTACTTCGTGGTTCCTTACGCCTTTCTCCGTACAGCGGCCTCATCTCGGCTCCGCA is a genomic window of Leishmania infantum JPCM5 genome chromosome 30 containing:
- a CDS encoding putative calmodulin-related protein; amino-acid sequence: MSFSKRPDDVMDGTGDREVATILRSLAPEEVDMLRDTFIYMDRDSDGFVSREEMMAKVASCVGAERFPPLQEYLVPLFQVADKDRDERLSLTEFLMAFADGPGVVPAEVVNSCVADVQVRLTDEEVSALQTNFNRIDTNQDGVIDSEELEVALRTYLVPTFPDLTDENFKEIVSVVMASADADQNGVISLSEFIRSYQEDQGVLPATYLEPTQKSLAGARQLTDDEETVLREAFAVLDRNNDGFVDLEDLYHALSDALGSATEDESQIRDLCNLVMRSSDRSKSGQLTVTDFVRSFLRNIQLMQIPVAVAHERVRVACEKLQQMQDSGELERLVKVFEDLDSDGDGFVVRSELVKVLKVLFHDAFPGWDEEMLTSIMTAIVVGAERNNGGRLSLEEFIRSFVEGSGVLPPEAVKKWDSAPRRGSYSTEDALKQSCYRSSTATDADLGLIGEALSRLYAEKGADGVITEDELHSGIAELYVDDPNRGEEMFHFALQQFVLPRKNGGLMWSANVLFEDEVEEDDRGVRASRLNPSDSAVMRSSTSPSRRPRASVLISANEVVEPTSSAPSRTAWMSSTQSPRHQILPHAADAMVHAAVPRSQSSSDKALSCTHTQPKLIDEAATTPAASVMHSWGEKRPLSVNELCSFRPDSTILTEKLKQQFEYYDVEHRGYLDRDTFKKIYATMENYGLDPSPMEVDRRFRRYSRMSDKIFFNEFCILMLQRARL